The region AGTGTGGAAGCTGCCGCGGCGCGAACAACGCCTGGCGGTGGCCGGCGCCGGCATCGTGACCGAAATGGGAATCGCCGCGTGGGCCACGCTGGCGTGGGCCTGGCTTCCGGAGGGCGGCGTAAAGCAGGCCGCCTTTCTGTTGTCCACCACGACCTGGATTTCCACGCTGGCGATCAACGCCAGCCCCTTCATGCGCTTCGATGGCTACTACATTCTGTCGGACTATCTGGGCCTGCCCAATCTGCATAACCGCTGCTTCGCGCTGGCGCGCTGGGATCTGCGTGAACGCCTGTTTGCGCTGGGCGAACCAGCGCCCGAAGTGTTCCCGCACCAGCGCCGCATCGGCCTCGTCCTGTTCGCCTGGGCGGTCTGGATTTACCGGCTGGTGCTGTTTCTTGGCATCGCCGCATTGGTCTACCATTTCTTTATCAAGGCGGTCGGCATCCTCTTGTTCTTCATCGAAATGGGATGGTTTGTGGCGCTGCCTATCTGGCGGGAAATACAGGCATGGCGTCTGCGATGGCCTGCATTGAAACACAGCCCTCGCGCCCGTGTCACCGCGATGCTGGCAACCTTGCTGTGTCTGCTGTTCCTGCTTCCGTGGCCGGGACGAATACGTACTTCCGGGATGCTGCAACCGCAGACCAGGATGGCGTTGTATGCGCCGCCACAATCCAGGGTCGAATCCCTGCCGGTGGCAAGCGGACAGAAGATACAGGCCGGGCAGACGCTGCTGCGCCTGAGCTCGCCTGAACTGGACCTGCGCATCGGCGAGGCGGATGCGCGCCACGAAGCCTTGTCCTGGCAATCCGCAGCGGCCGGCTTTGACACGGCCACACGCAAGGACTGGCAACTCCTGAATGATCAGCTGGCTTTTTCCGATGCCGAGCAGGCATCCGTCAATGTTGACCTCCAGCGCTATCGTCCGGTCGCGCCGTATGCCGGGGTATTGGTGGATGTCGATCCGGACCTGAGGCCGGGACAGTGGATAAAAAATCAGGAATATCTGGGCACGCTGGTGGCCGGCGGCCAATGGCAGGTCGTGGTATATGTCGACGAAGATGCGCTGCATCGCATCGATCGTGGCGACCGTGCGCTATTCATTGCCGATGGATTGGGAAGCCCGTCGTTGCGACTGACCGTATCCAGTATCGATCGCGACGCCACTCGCACAATGGGAGAGCCTGAGTTGGCGAATCTGTTCGGCGGCGACGTACTGGCGAGAGAAAAAAACGGCGTGCTCTATCCGGAAAACGCCGTCTTCCGTGTCGTATTGAATGTTGCCGGGGCGCTGCCGGCGGAGCAGCAGGAATGGCGCGGACACGTCACCATCGCAGGCCGGTGGGAAGCGCCGGCATTGAGATTCTTGCGTACCGCGGCATCGGTCGCCTGGCGTGAAGCCGGTTTCTAGCCGGCTCCGTAAAATCGCCAGGCGGCTTGCCCGCGCAGGTCGAAGCAAGTCCCGTCAAAATGAAGCCCGCTTGCGCGGGCTTTTTTTTGTGCGTGATTACCGCGAACGATCAGGCGCTGCGGCGTTCATCCCTGAGCTGCAAAGCCGGATTGATCACCTTGGCATCGGCGCCGAACGGGCGCAGCGGCAGGATACGGGCGGAGCTGGACAGGGCCGGATCTTCCAGGCTGAACACGCCGACGGCCTGATTGAGCCTGCCGGCCTGGTCCTGCAACGTGCCGACGGCGGCGCTGGCTTGCTCCACCAGTGCGGCGTTCTGCTGCGTGACCTGGTCCATCAATGCAATGGCGCGGTGCACTTCTTCGATGCCGATGCTTTGCTCGTGGCTGGCGGCGGAGATTTCGCCGACGACGTCGGTGACGTGCTTCACGCTGGCGACGATCTGTTCCATCGTTTCGCCGGCCTGGCCGACCAGCTTGGCGCCGGTGTCGACCTTCTCCACCGAGTCATCGATGAGCGACTTGATTTCCTTGGCGGCGGCCGAGCTGCGCTGCGCCAGGCTGCGCACTTCGGTGGCGACCACGGCAAAGCCGCGGCCTTGTTCGCCGGCACGCGCCGCTTCGACTGCGGCGTTCAGAGCCAGGATGTTGGTCTGGAAGGCGATGCCGTCAATCACGCCGATGATGTCGACGATCTTGCGCGAGGAAGTATTGATGGAGTCCATGGTATGCACCACTTGGCCGACGATGGCGCCGCCCTGGATGGCGATCGCGGAGGCGTTGCGCGCCAGCTGGTTGGCTTGCTTGGCGTTGTCGTCGTTCTGCTTGACGGTGGACGTCAGCTGCTCCATCGCCGAGGCGGTTTCTTCCAGCGAGGCGGCCTGATCTTCGGTGCGGGCGGCGAGATCGCGATTGCCTTCGGCGATCTGGGCGCTGATCTCGGTAACGTCGCTGGCGGCGTCGCGCAC is a window of Herbaspirillum hiltneri N3 DNA encoding:
- a CDS encoding HlyD family efflux transporter periplasmic adaptor subunit: MPARLPSLRQELSISAGPRLPDGQPSWTLHDPVRNVFFQLDWPSFEMLSRWDLDDAAAIIGDINRSTALQLDKEAFDHFLNFLREQNLLQPASGSAPVFAAARERQRGTLFQWLLHNYLFFRIPLLRPDAWLTWLQPRLAFLFSPTFRRLTIAAGVLGILGAYREWDRFSATLMDTLSWQGAAMYGVAVVFAKTCHELGHALTAKRYGCRVPTMGLAFLVMWPVAYTDTNEVWKLPRREQRLAVAGAGIVTEMGIAAWATLAWAWLPEGGVKQAAFLLSTTTWISTLAINASPFMRFDGYYILSDYLGLPNLHNRCFALARWDLRERLFALGEPAPEVFPHQRRIGLVLFAWAVWIYRLVLFLGIAALVYHFFIKAVGILLFFIEMGWFVALPIWREIQAWRLRWPALKHSPRARVTAMLATLLCLLFLLPWPGRIRTSGMLQPQTRMALYAPPQSRVESLPVASGQKIQAGQTLLRLSSPELDLRIGEADARHEALSWQSAAAGFDTATRKDWQLLNDQLAFSDAEQASVNVDLQRYRPVAPYAGVLVDVDPDLRPGQWIKNQEYLGTLVAGGQWQVVVYVDEDALHRIDRGDRALFIADGLGSPSLRLTVSSIDRDATRTMGEPELANLFGGDVLAREKNGVLYPENAVFRVVLNVAGALPAEQQEWRGHVTIAGRWEAPALRFLRTAASVAWREAGF
- a CDS encoding methyl-accepting chemotaxis protein codes for the protein MNQSPRPAISVAARLGISFAIVLAMMVALTALSIMKVNAIEGSLSTISDDNNVKQRYAINFRGSVHDRAIALRDLTLVGDTEVKDVIGLISKLDSDYQQSAQPLDAIFSGEKGKNIRAEERTDLAAIKAIEARTMPLVQRVIAARTSGDTDGARQIMLQQGKPAFVEWLASINKFIDLQEQMTQAESAHARSLAHGFQALMLVLLAIAMATGVVLATLITRHIRRALGAEPAQVKELAFAVDRGELYHAIEQDKDLGKGRESIMAALSEMSSNLRRTVTEVRDAASDVTEISAQIAEGNRDLAARTEDQAASLEETASAMEQLTSTVKQNDDNAKQANQLARNASAIAIQGGAIVGQVVHTMDSINTSSRKIVDIIGVIDGIAFQTNILALNAAVEAARAGEQGRGFAVVATEVRSLAQRSSAAAKEIKSLIDDSVEKVDTGAKLVGQAGETMEQIVASVKHVTDVVGEISAASHEQSIGIEEVHRAIALMDQVTQQNAALVEQASAAVGTLQDQAGRLNQAVGVFSLEDPALSSSARILPLRPFGADAKVINPALQLRDERRSA